A segment of the Georgenia sp. M64 genome:
GATGGCGGGCAGCCCCGCGGGGTAGACGACGACGCCGTCGCGCACCGCCTCCGCGAGCTCGCCCACGTGCCACCAGCGCACCTCGTCGAGGACCTCCCGCTCGAGCTCGGTCCAGCCGGCGTGGCTGACCTCCGTGGCGGTGACGCGCACGAAGAAGAAGTCCTCGTCCTGCCGGCAGGTCACCCGGGCGAAGTCGAACAGGGCGCTGCGGGTCAGGACCGGCCCGAGGAGCTCCTCGGGGTCGACCACCAGACCGGTCTCCTCGGCGAGCTCGCGCACCGCACCGGCGCGCTCGTCCTCGCCGGCGTCGACGCCGCCGCCGACGGTGAACCACCACGAGCGGGTCACCTCGCCGGAGTCGTGCCCGCGGACGAGGAGGACCCGGTCCTCCTCGTCCGCGACGATCACGCGGGCGGCGCGCCGGTACGGGATGCCGTCCGGCCCGGGCACCCAGTCGGGGCTCAGCCCGTACGTCTGCGGGTCAGGCATGCGCCCGGGCGGTCACCAGCCGCGCTCGGCGAGACGGTGCGGGACGGGGATGTCATCGACGTTGATGCCGACCATGGCCTCGCCCAGCCC
Coding sequences within it:
- a CDS encoding NUDIX domain-containing protein produces the protein MPDPQTYGLSPDWVPGPDGIPYRRAARVIVADEEDRVLLVRGHDSGEVTRSWWFTVGGGVDAGEDERAGAVRELAEETGLVVDPEELLGPVLTRSALFDFARVTCRQDEDFFFVRVTATEVSHAGWTELEREVLDEVRWWHVGELAEAVRDGVVVYPAGLPAIVTRLLGGWDGTAEHLDESSV